Proteins from a single region of Clupea harengus chromosome 5, Ch_v2.0.2, whole genome shotgun sequence:
- the LOC105912193 gene encoding tubulin alpha chain-like, whose protein sequence is MRECISIHVGQAGVQIGNACWELYCLEHGIQPDGQMPSDKAIGGGDDSFNTFFSETGAGKHVPRAVFVDLEPTVIDEVRSGTYRQLFHPEQLITGKEDAANNYARGHYTIGKEIIDLVLDRIRKLSDQCTGLQGFLVFHSFGGGTGSGFTSLLMERLSVDFGKKSKLEFSIYPAPQVSTAVVEPYNAILTTHTTLEHSDCAFMVDNEAIYDICRRNLDIERPSYTNLNRLIGQIVSSITASLRFDGALNVDLTEFQTNLVPYPRIHFPLATYAPVISAEKAYHEQLSVSEITNACFEPANQMVKCDPRHGKYMACCLLYRGDVVPKDVNAAIATIKTKRSIQFVDWCPTGFKVGINYQPPTAVPGGDLAKVQRAVCMLSNTTAIAEAWARLDHKFDLMYAKRAFVHWYVGEGMEEGEFSEAREDMAALEKDYEEVGVDSIEGEGEEEGEEY, encoded by the exons ATG cgTGAGTGTATCTCCATACATGTTGGCCAGGCTGGAGTGCAGATCGGCAATGCCTGCTGGGAGCTGTACTGTCTGGAGCATGGCATCCAGCCGGACGGGCAGATGCCCAGTGACAAGGCCATTGGAGGAGGAGACGACTCCTTCAACACCTTCTTCAGTGAGACCGGAGCCGGCAAGCACGTCCCCAGGGCTGTGTTTGTAGATCTGGAGCCCACAGTCATTG ATGAGGTGCGCTCTGGCACCTACCGCCAGCTGTTCCACCCTGAGCAGCTGATCACTGGaaaggaggatgctgccaacaACTACGCCCGTGGGCATTACACTATTGGCAAGGAAATCATTGATCTGGTTCTGGACAGGATCCGCAAACTG TCTGACCAGTGCACTGGACTTCAGGGTTTCCTGGTCTTCCACAGCTTCGGAGGTGGCACCGGCTCTGGTTTCACCTCCCTGCTGATGGAGCGCCTCTCTGTCGACTTTGGCAAGAAGTCCAAGCTTGAGTTCTCCATTTACCCAGCTCCCCAGGTGtccactgcagtggtggagCCTTACAACGCCATCCTGACCACCCACACCACCCTGGAGCACTCTGACTGTGCCTTCATGGTGGACAATGAGGCCATCTATGACATCTGCCGTAGGAACCTCGACATTGAGCGTCCTAGTTACACCAACCTTAACAGGTTGATTGGCCAGATTGTGTCCTCCATCACTGCCTCCCTCCGTTTTGATGGTGCTCTGAATGTTGATCTGACTGAATTCCAGACCAACTTGGTGCCCTACCCTCGTATCCACTTCCCCCTGGCTACATATGCCCCAGTAATCTCTGCTGAGAAGGCCTACCATGAGCAGCTCTCAGTGTCTGAGATCACTAATGCTTGCTTTGAGCCTGCCAATCAGATGGTCAAATGCGACCCCCGTCACGGCAAGTACATGGCCTGCTGCCTGCTGTACCGTGGTGATGTTGTACCAAAAGATGTCAATGCGGCCATTGCCACCATCAAGACCAAGCGCTCCATCCAGTTTGTGGACTGGTGCCCCACTGGTTTTAAGGTGGGCATTAACTACCAGCCCCCTACTGCGGTACCTGGTGGTGACCTGGCCAAGGTGCAGAGGGCTGTTTGCATGCTGAGCAACACCACTGCTATTGCAGAGGCTTGGGCCAGGCTTGACCACAAGTTTGACCTGATGTACGCCAAGCGTGCCTTTGTGCACTGGTACGTAGGTGAGGGTATGGAGGAAGGTGAGTTCTCAGAGGCCAGAGAGGACATGGCCGCCCTGGAGAAGGATTATGAGGAGGTCGGTGTCGACTCCattgagggtgagggagaggaagagggagaggagtatTAA
- the LOC105912195 gene encoding tubulin alpha-1C chain: MRECISIHVGQAGVQIGNACWELYCLEHGIQPNGQMPSDKTIGGGDDSFNTFFSETGAGKHVPRAVFVDLEPTVIDEVRSGTYRQLFHPEQLITGKEDAANNYARGHYTIGKEIIDLVLDRVRKLADQCTGLQGFLVFHSFGGGTGSGFTSLLMERLSVDYGKKSKLEFSIYPAPQVSTAVVEPYNAILTTHTTLEHSDCAFMVDNEAIYDICRRNLDIERPSYTNLNRLISQIVSSITASLRFDGALNVDLTEFQTNLVPYPRIHFPLATYAPVISAEKAYHEQLTVAEITSACFEPANQMVKCDPRHGKYMACCLLYRGDVVPKDVNAAIATIKTKRSIQFVDWCPTGFKVGINYQPPTVVPGGDLAKVQRAVCMLSNTTAIAEAWARLDHKFDLMYAKRAFVHWYVGEGMEEGEFSEAREDMAALEKDYEEVGADSMEGEDEGEEY, encoded by the exons ATG CGTGAGTGTATCTCCATACATGTTGGCCAGGCTGGCGTGCAGATCGGCAATGCCTGCTGGGAGCTGTACTGTCTGGAGCATGGCATCCAGCCGAACGGGCAGATGCCCAGTGACAAGACCATTGGAGGAGGAGACGACTCCTTCAACACCTTCTTCAGTGAGACCGGAGCCGGCAAGCACGTCCCCAGGGCTGTGTTTGTAGATCTTGAGCCCACAGTCATTG ATGAGGTGCGCTCTGGCACTTACCGCCAGCTGTTCCACCCTGAGCAGCTGATCACTGGaaaggaggatgctgccaacaACTACGCCCGTGGGCATTACACTATTGGCAAGGAAATCATTGACCTGGTTCTGGACAGGGTCCGCAAGCTG gcTGACCAGTGCACTGGACTTCAAGGTTTCCTGGTCTTCCACAGCTTCGGAGGTGGCACCGGCTCTGGTTTCACCTCCCTGCTGATGGAGCGCCTCTCTGTCGACTATGGCAAGAAGTCCAAGCTTGAGTTCTCCATCTACCCAGCTCCCCAGGTGtccactgcagtggtggagCCTTACAACGCCATCCTGACCACCCACACCACCCTGGAGCACTCTGACTGTGCCTTCATGGTGGATAATGAGGCCATCTATGACATCTGCCGTAGGAACCTCGACATTGAGCGTCCTAGTTACACCAACCTTAACAGGTTGATTAGCCAAATTGTGTCCTCTATTACCGCCTCTCTCCGTTTTGATGGTGCTCTGAATGTTGATCTGACTGAGTTCCAGACCAATTTGGTGCCCTACCCTCGTATCCACTTCCCCCTGGCTACTTATGCCCCAGTGATCTCTGCTGAGAAGGCCTACCATGAACAGCTAACCGTAGCTGAAATCACTAGTGCTTGCTTTGAGCCTGCCAATCAGATGGTCAAATGCGACCCCCGTCACGGCAAGTACATGGCCTGCTGCCTGCTGTACCGTGGTGATGTTGTACCAAAAGATGTCAATGCTGCCATTGCCACCATCAAGACCAAGCGCTCCATCCAGTTTGTGGACTGGTGCCCCACTGGTTTTAAAGTGGGCATTAACTACCAGCCCCCTACTGTGGTACCTGGTGGTGACCTGGCCAAGGTGCAGAGGGCTGTTTGCATGCTGAGCAACACCACTGCTATTGCAGAGGCTTGGGCCAGGCTTGACCACAAGTTTGACCTGATGTACGCCAAGCGTGCCTTTGTGCACTGGTACGTAGGTGAGGGTATGGAGGAAGGCGAGTTCTCAGAGGCCAGAGAGGACATGGCCGCCCTGGAGAAGGATTATGAGGAGGTAGGGGCAGATAGtatggagggagaggatgaaggagaggaatACTGA
- the LOC105912194 gene encoding tubulin alpha chain: MRECISIHVGQAGVQIGNACWELYCLEHGIQPDGQMPSDKTIGGGDDSFNTFFSETGAGKHVPRAVFVDLEPTVIDEVRTGTYRQLFHPEQLITGKEDAANNYARGHYTIGKEIIDLVLDRVRKLADQCTGLQGFLVFHSFGGGTGSGFTSLLMERLSVDYGKKSKLEFSIYPAPQVSTAVVEPYNSILTTHTTLEHSDCAFMVDNEAIYDICRRNLDIERPSYTNLNRLISQIVSSITASLRFDGALNVDLTEFQTNLVPYPRIHFPLATYAPVISAEKAYHEQLSVSEITNACFEPANQMVKCDPRHGKYMACCLLYRGDVVPKDVNAAIATIKTKRSIQFVDWCPTGFKVGINYQPPTVVPGGDLAKVQRAVCMLSNTTAIAEAWARLDHKFDLMYAKRAFVHWYVGEGMEEGEFSEAREDMAALEKDYEEVGVDSIEGEGEEEGEEY, translated from the exons ATG CGTGAGTGTATCTCTATCCATGTAGGCCAGGCTGGCGTGCAGATCGGCAATGCCTGCTGGGAGCTGTACTGTCTGGAGCATGGCATCCAGCCTGACGGGCAGATGCCCAGTGACAAGACCATTGGAGGAGGAGACGACTCCTTCAACACCTTCTTCAGTGAGACCGGAGCCGGCAAGCACGTCCCCAGGGCTGTGTTTGTAGATCTGGAGCCCACAGTCATTG ATGAGGTGCGCACTGGCACTTACCGCCAGCTGTTCCACCCTGAGCAGCTGATCACTGGaaaggaggatgctgccaacaACTATGCCCGTGGGCATTACACTATTGGCAAGGAAATCATTGACCTGGTTCTGGACAGGGTCCGCAAGCTG gcTGACCAGTGCACTGGACTTCAAGGTTTCCTGGTCTTCCACAGCTTCGGAGGTGGCACCGGCTCTGGTTTCACCTCCCTGCTGATGGAGCGCCTCTCTGTCGACTATGGCAAGAAGTCCAAGCTTGAGTTCTCCATCTACCCAGCTCCCCAGGTGtccactgcagtggtggagCCTTACAACTCTATCCTGACCACCCACACCACCCTGGAGCACTCTGACTGTGCCTTCATGGTGGATAATGAGGCCATCTATGACATCTGCCGTAGGAACCTCGACATTGAGCGTCCTAGTTACACCAACCTTAACAGGTTGATTAGCCAAATTGTGTCCTCTATTACCGCCTCTCTCCGTTTTGATGGTGCTCTGAATGTTGATCTGACTGAGTTCCAGACCAATTTGGTGCCCTACCCTCGTATCCACTTCCCCCTGGCTACATATGCCCCAGTAATTTCTGCTGAGAAGGCCTACCATGAGCAGCTCTCAGTGTCTGAGATCACTAATGCTTGCTTTGAGCCTGCCAATCAGATGGTCAAATGCGACCCCCGTCACGGCAAGTACATGGCCTGCTGCCTGCTGTACCGTGGTGATGTTGTACCAAAAGATGTCAATGCGGCCATTGCCACCATCAAGACCAAGCGCTCCATCCAGTTTGTGGACTGGTGCCCCACTGGTTTTAAGGTGGGCATTAACTACCAGCCCCCTACTGTGGTACCTGGTGGTGACCTGGCCAAGGTGCAGAGGGCTGTTTGCATGCTGAGCAACACCACTGCTATTGCAGAGGCTTGGGCCAGGCTTGACCACAAGTTTGACCTGATGTATGCCAAGCGTGCCTTTGTGCACTGGTACGTAGGTGAGGGTATGGAGGAAGGTGAGTTCTCAGAGGCCAGAGAGGACATGGCCGCCCTGGAGAAGGATTATGAGGAGGTCGGTGTCGACTCCATTGAGggcgagggagaggaagagggagaggagtattaa
- the suox gene encoding sulfite oxidase, mitochondrial, whose translation MQHLRHCQGLARVSFLRTQRAQLLKGVAPAVTACVVPRWQSSGDYGGQSGQVHNSLSLRWTHLLAGLVAGTGAVLAYGLHNSQAERAATPIEPVTQSSFPIYSQDEVTKHKSLNEGVWVTYKGGVYDITTFISMHPGGDKILLAAGGALEPFWSLYAVHGQDHVLEILSEYKVGELSLEDQKKQQKNADSSDPYSTDPERHPALNVNSLKPFNAEPPPALLSDNYITPNALFFKRNHLPVPRVDPKTYKLEIEGLPGRAVSLTLNDLKTRFPKHTVTATLQCAGNRRSEMNAVKQVKGLNWGIAAISNATWSGARLRDVLLHAGFGPEVASKAQHVQFEGLDRDVTGTTYGASIPLGKAVSEVGDVLLAYEMNGEEIPPDHGYPVRVVVPGTVGARNVKWLGKIVISEEESKSHWQQNDYKGFSPSTDWDTVDFKSAPAIQELPIQSAITQPAEGATVDRSMEEVTVRGYAWSGGGREVVRVDVTVDGGKTWHIAQLENSEKGQKPAPSPPPGQAWAWKLWEATVPLPAEAQELEIMCKAVDNSYNTQPDTVGPIWNLRGVLSNAWHRVKVNINEDSEGEE comes from the exons ATGCAGCACCTGAGACACTGCCAAGGCCTTGCTCGAGTGAGCTTCCTCAGAACGCAAAG GGCCCAGCTTCTGAAAGGTGTTGCACCTGCAGTGACAGCATGTGTGGTTCCTCGCTGGCAGAGCAGTGGTGACTATGGTGGTCAGTCTGGACAGGTTCACAATAGCCTCAGCCTCAGGTGGACACACTTGTTAGCAGGACTTGTGGCTGGAACTGGTGCTGTATTGGCCTATGGACTCCACAACAGCCAG GCTGAGCGGGCAGCCACACCCATTGAACCAGTGACACAATCATCCTTTCCCATCTACTCACAGGATGAGGTCACCAAACACAAATCCCTCAATGAGGGCGTGTGGGTCACTTACAAGGGAGGCGTCTACGACATCACTACGTTTATTTCAATGCACCCGGGTGGCGATAAGATCCTGTTGGCCGCAGGTGGAGCTTTGGAACCCTTCTGGTCTCTCTATGCAGTCCACGGGCAGGACCACGTACTGGAGATCCTGTCCGAGTATAAAGTGGGAGAGCTGAGTCTCGAGGACCAAAAGAAACAGCAAAAGAATGCGGACTCGTCTGACCCATATTCCACAGACCCCGAGCGACACCCAGCGCTCAACGTCAACAGCCTGAAGCCCTTCAACGCAGAGCCCCCACCTGCACTTCTCTCCGACAACTACATCACTCCCAACGCCCTGTTCTTTAAGCGCAACCACCTACCTGTCCCCAGGGTGGACCCAAAGACCTACAAGCTGGAGATCGAAGGCCTTCCGGGGCGGGCGGTGTCCCTGACACTTAACGACCTCAAGACCCGcttccccaaacacacagtcacggcCACGCTGCAGTGTGCAGGGAACCGCCGGTCAGAGATGAACGCAGTGAAGCAAGTGAAGGGACTCAACTGGGGCATAGCGGCCATAAGCAACGCTACCTGGTCCGGGGCTCGTTTGCGGGACGTCCTGCTGCATGCTGGCTTTGGTCCAGAGGTGGCTTCTAAGGCACAACACGTGCAGTTTGAAGGGCTGGATCGTGATGTGACGGGGACAACTTACGGGGCTTCCATACCACTGGGAAAAGCTGTGAGTGAAGTAGGAGATGTGCTTCTGGCATATGAGATGAATGGGGAAGAGATCCCTCCTGACCATGGATACCCTGTTCGCGTGGTGGTCCCGGGAACTGTCGGAGCACGCAATGTCAAGTGGCTGGGCAAGATTGTGATCAGTGAGGAAGAAAGTAAGAGTCACTGGCAGCAGAACGACTACAAGGGCTTCTCCCCAAGCACGGACTGGGACACGGTAGACTTTAAGTCAGCCCCGGCCATCCAGGAACTACCCATCCAGTCTGCGATCACCCAGCCAGCAGAGGGAGCTACTGTGGACCGCAGCATGGAGGAGGTGACGGTCAGAGGCTATGCCTGGAGTGGCGGGGGCAGGGAGGTCGTCAGGGTGGACGTCACGGTGGACGGAGGAAAGACGTGGCACATTGCCCAACTCGAGAACAGCGAGAAGGGACAGAAGCCTGCACCGTCTCCTCCGCCAGGTCAGGCCTGGGCCTGGAAGCTGTGGGAGGCCACTGTCCCTCTGCCCGCCGAGGCCCAGGAGCTGGAGATCATGTGCAAGGCCGTGGACAACAGCTACAACACCCAACCAGATACTGTGGGTCCCATTTGGAATTTGAGGGGGGTCCTCAGCAATGCCTGGCATCGAGTGAAAGTGAATATAAATGAGGACAGCgaaggagaggagtag